One window from the genome of Mauremys mutica isolate MM-2020 ecotype Southern chromosome 4, ASM2049712v1, whole genome shotgun sequence encodes:
- the LOC123369192 gene encoding integrin alpha-X-like, with amino-acid sequence MAEKEAVKEGKEMSEQYVTHPHAGPREVMAPDPELRLLLVALLTLNLLPGPAPSQAFSIETHNATVFEGDADAQFGYRVVQMRSNDSSWLVVSAPLAGNGTGALYRCSYHAGACQPVPLPGKHPPVSLGLALASDEISGSRVVACGPRLQQRCEENVYLQGLCYVWGGWERPPQVLHPASQECISGVDVAILYDDSHSIQPDDFTLMKRFIGELLRALARPRVQIAVVQFSSDINHVFTFADYAAKGLEAVEQDLMVFSHLKGNTRTPSAILFAVEQTFAPKNGARPHAKKLLIVLTDGQSTEDSAIFHKAIGAANNAGLVRYAIGVGQAFSTAEAHQELLTIASRAENVLQVGSFSALSTIQEQLREKIFAIEGTAQVSNASSFQRELSQGGFSALLTPEAVVVGAVGAYDWAGGLEEWSGDPPLAAFINESSLGQEAKDSYLGYALALARRGGRVLYVAGAPRFGHVGRVGVFQRRGGRVGDSVLGEQVGSSFGAELCTLDLDGDGDTDLVLIGAPGHQNRSRGGLVRVCALRGGGSLSCTQTLWGSPGNGLGRFGAALGPLGDVNGDGAGDVAIGAPMEDKGRGALYIFLGQPGRLALRDPHSQRISARSLSSTLRFFGQSVQGRLDLSGDGLTDVAVGALGRAVLLRSRPVIGVSCSLAPDPTQIPLDDAGCTGGASGGAGQVALTLCFNLSQISLGGPAALRARVSFLLQVDAGKSNPRLALHDGTSRLVETMRVGSGPACTTKALHVLPCLEDFLTPVELQVNFSVQGEPIPGTQGLTPLLLPNTNTTTHIQVPFEKSCGPDEVCVADLRVSFNFSGSPGLRLRLHFPLNLTVQLENAGEMAYGPVLTIQYPPGLSFRGGSVLQSHWPVSLVCDVPGAPGHLSVLNSSCQLSPPALRGRTKVFLRLSFHVSSDTGWGDDAASFTLRAACQNENGTLADNAATRELPVLRPVGVVVTGLESSTYVSVSSELPERRAIAHRYQVQNLGPPAVPVAVTFELPIRAELGFLWDVSVNLSGGGQEFTCTPPLTLRMGPAAQTPNEPVTRGCLGASVCTRVRCQVASLASGESRRFNFSGELYRPEDGAKLGARRLRLRSEAAVSIDETKYFQIQPEEFQYSQITTEVELISRFNPVPVIIGSSIGGVLLLAVMVGLLYKFGFFKRNRPMTPEETPGGEPVSGGPQGNEAPPEPPAAQGATDPEGVS; translated from the exons ATGGCGGAGAAGGAGGCGGTgaaagaggggaaggaaatgAGTGAACAGTACGTGACCCACCCCCACGCGGGACCCAGAGAAGTGATGGCGCCGGACCCCGAACTGCGACTGCTGCTTGTAGCTCTGCTCACGCTGAACCTCCTGCCAG ggcCGGCCCCCTCCCAGGCCTTCAGCATCGAGACCCACAACGCCACCGTCTTCGAGGGCGACGCCGACGCGCAGTTCGGTTACCGGGTCGTCCAGATGCGCTCGAACGACTCGTCCTG GCTGGTGGTCAGCGCCCCCCTGGCGGGGAACGGGACGGGGGCCCTGTATCGCTGCTCCTACCATGCGGGGGCCTGCCAGCCCGTCCCCCTGCCCGGTAA acaccccccggtctccctggggctggcgctcgcCTCCGACGAGATCTCCGGCTCCCGAGTTGTT gcCTGCGGCCCCCGGCTCCAGCAGCGGTGTGAGGAGAACGTGTATCTGCAGGGGCTCTGCTacgtgtgggggggctgggagcgccCCCCCCAGGTCCTGCACCCGGCCAGccaag agTGCATTTCGGGGGTGGACGTGGCTATTTTATACGACGACTCGCACAGCATCCAGCCCGACGACTTCACGCTCATGAAGCGATTCATCGGGGAGCTGCTGCGCGCCCTGGCGAGGCCCCGCGTCCAG atcGCCGTGGTCCAGTTCTCCTCCGACATCAACCACGTTTTCACCTTTGCCGACTACGCCGCCAAGGGCCTGGAGGCCGTGGAGCAGGACCTGATGGTCTTCTCCCATCTGAAGGGCAACACCCGCACCCCCTCGGCCATCCTCTTCGCGGT AGAACAAACCTTCGCCCCCAAGAACGGCGCCCGGCCCCACGCCAAGAAGCTGCTGATCGTCCTGACCGACGGGCAGTCCACTGAGGACAGCGCAATCTTCCACAAGGCCATCGGGGCGGCCAACAACGCGGGGCTGGTCCGCTACGCCATCGGG GTGGGCCAGGCGTTCTCCACGGCCGAGGCACACCAGGAGCTGCTCACCATCGCCTCGCGGGCTGAGAACGTCTTACAGGTCGGGAGCTTCTCCGCCCTCAGCACCATCCAGGAGCAGCTTCGCGAGAAGATCTTTGCTATCGAAG GGACGGCCCAGGTTTCCAACGCCAGCTCGTTCCAGCGGGAGCTGTCGCAAGGCGGATTCAGCGCCCTGCTCACCCCG GAGGCCGTTGTGGTGGGGGCGGTGGGGGCCTACgactgggcgggggggctggaggagtgGTCGGGAGACCCCCCCCTCGCGGCCTTCATCAACGAGTCCTCACTGGGGCAGGAGGCCAAGGACTCGTACCTGG gctatgccctggccctggcccgccGGGGGGGCCGCGTCCTGTACGTGGCCGGAGCCCCCCGGTTTGGGCACGTCGGGCGCGTCGGAGTCTTCCAGCGCCGCGGGGGGCGGGTCGGAGACAGTGTCCTGGGGGAGCAG GTGGGCTCCTCCTTCGGGGCCGAGCTCTGCACCCTGGACCTGGACGGCGACGGCGACACAGACCTGGTTCTGATCGGGGCCCCCGGCCACCAGAACCGCAGCCGGGGCGGCCTGGTCCGGGTCTGCGCCCTGCGGGGCGGG GGCTCCCTGAGCTGCACCCAGACGCTGTGGGGGTCCCCGGGGAACGGGCTGGGCCGGTTCGGGGCAGCGCTGGGGCCCCTGGGGGACGTGAACGGGGACGGAGCAGGAGACGTGGCCATCGGGGCCCCCATGGAGGACAAGGGCCGGGGGGCCCTTTACATCTTCCTGGGGCAGCCGGGGAGACTGGCCCTGAGAGACCCCCACAGCCAG cgtaTCTCTGCCCGGTCTCTTTCTTCCACCCTCCGGTTTTTCGGTCAGTCCGTCCAGGGGCGGCTGGATCTCAGCGGGGACGGACTCACGGACGTGGCCGTTGGGGCCCTGGGCCGGGCCGTGCTGCTCAG GTCCCGTCCGGTGATCGGCGTCTCCTGCTCCCTGGCGCCGGATCCGACCCAGATCCCCCTGGACGATGCCGGATGCACAGGGGGGGCGagtgggggggccgggcaggtCGCCCTGACCCTGTGCTTCAACCTCAGCCAGATCAGCCTGGGGGGgccag CTGCCCTCCGCGCCCGCGTCTCCTTCCTGCTCCAGGTGGATGCTGGGAAATCAAACCCGCGCCTGGCGCTGCACGACGGGACCTCGCGGCTTGTGGAGACCATGCGGGTCGGCTCCGGGCCAGCCTGCACCACCAAAGCCCTGCACGTCCTG ccctgcctggaggaTTTCCTGACGCCGGTGGAGCTGCAGGTGAATTTCTCGGTCCAAGGGGAGCCGATCCCGGGCACACAGGGTCTgacccccctgctgctccccaacaccaacaccaccacccacatacag GTTCCCTTTGAGAAAAGCTGTGGGCCGGACGAGGTGTGCGTGGCCGACCTGCGCGTCTCCTTCAACTTCTCGGG GTCCCCAGGTCTCAGACTGAGACTCCATTTCCCGCTCAACCTGACGGTGCAGCTGGAGAACGCGGGCGAAATGGCTTATGGGCCAGTGCTGACGATCCAGTACCCCCCAGGGCTGTCCTTCCGGGGGGGCTCCGTCCTGCAG TCCCACTGGCCGGTCTCTCTGGTTTGCGACGTTCCCGGTGCTCCCGGGCATCTGTCCGTCCTCAACAGCTCCTGCCAGCTCAGCCCCCCGGCCCTGCGGGGCAGAACGAAG GTTTTCCTCCGTCTCTCTTTCCACGTCTCCTCTGACACCGGCTGGGGGGACGACGCGGCCTCCTTCACTCTCCGAGCTGCCTG tCAGAACGAGAACGGGACCCTGGCGGACAACGCAGCCACGCGGGAGCTGCCGGTTCTGCGCCCGGTCGGGGTCGTCGTGACGGG GTTGGAGTCGAGCACCTACGTCAGCGTCTCGTCGGAGCTGCCCGAGCGCCGAGCCATCGCCCACCGCTACCAG gTGCAGAATCTGGGGCCCCCCGCCGTGCCCGTCGCTGTGACCTTTGAACTCCCCATCCGGGCCGAACTCGGCTTCCTCTGGGACGTGTCTGTGAACCTCAGCGGTGGG GGACAGGAGTTCACATGCACCCCGCCCCTGACGCTCCGAATGGGGCCTGCAGCCCAGACCCCAAACGAACCAGTGACA cgcGGGTGTCTAGGGGCGTCTGTCTGCACCCGGGTCCGGTGCCAGGTGGCGTCTCTGGCCAGTGGAGAATCCCGCAGATTTAACTTCTCCGGGGAGCTGTACAGGCCGGAGGACGGCGCTAAG CTGGGCGCCCGCAGGCTCCGGCTCCGCAGCGAAGCGGCTGTCAGCATCGACGAGACCAAATACTTCCAGATCCAGCCAGAGGAATTCCAGTATAGCCAG ATCACCACGGAGGTGGAGTTAATTTCCCGTTTCAACCCGGTCCCGGTGATTATCGGCAGCTCCATTGGGGGCGTCCTGCTTCTGGCCGTGATGGTCGGGCTCCTGTATAAG